From a region of the Chloroflexota bacterium genome:
- a CDS encoding Fe-S-containing hydro-lyase, with translation MKLTTPLTDEILEKLHAGDNVEITGTIYVARDAAHKRLVETLDRGEKLPVDFTGQIVYYMGPSPTKPGQVIGSAGPTTSGRMDRYAPRLMEIGLKGMIGKGLRLAPVKDAMKKYKSVYFAATGGAAALISQRIKKAKVIAYEELGAEALQELQVEDFPVIVVNDIFGGDAYEDGKKQYARK, from the coding sequence ATGAAACTAACCACTCCACTCACGGATGAAATTCTGGAAAAACTACACGCGGGCGATAACGTCGAAATCACCGGCACGATTTACGTCGCGCGCGATGCCGCGCACAAACGCCTGGTCGAAACACTGGATCGCGGCGAAAAATTGCCGGTGGATTTTACCGGACAGATCGTTTACTACATGGGTCCCTCGCCGACGAAACCCGGTCAGGTCATCGGCTCGGCGGGACCGACGACGAGCGGGCGCATGGATCGTTACGCGCCGCGCTTGATGGAAATCGGCTTGAAGGGGATGATCGGCAAAGGTCTGCGTCTTGCGCCGGTCAAGGACGCGATGAAGAAGTACAAATCGGTGTACTTTGCCGCGACGGGCGGCGCGGCGGCGCTGATCTCGCAACGCATCAAAAAAGCCAAGGTCATCGCGTACGAAGAACTGGGTGCGGAGGCATTGCAAGAGTTGCAAGTCGAAGATTTCCCGGTCATCGTCGTTAACGATATTTTCGGCGGCGACGCGTACGAGGACGGCAAGAAACAGTACGCGCGAAAATAG
- a CDS encoding tartrate dehydrogenase, translating into MKTYNIAVIPGDGVGMEVMPEGVKAMRAASQVVGGFEMRFEELPWGTEFYLKTGKMMPADGLKILEKFDAIYLGAVGMPTLAPDNVTLWGLLLPIRKSFQQYINLRPIRLLPGLSGPLKGKGPDDINFVCVRENSEGEYSGAGGRVHIDTEHEVAIQTSVFTRHAVERVMRFGFELARTTSKKKLTSVTKSNACQYSMVFWDEVFAKLAPEYPDIKTDKWHIDSMCARFVTNPQTLDVVVASNLFADILTDLGGAIQGSLGTPPSANLNPERKYPSMFEPVHGSAPDIYGKKISNPIATIWAGAMMLDWLGEKSASDRVMQGIISVTQDCEALTPDLGGPANTIECGDAICNAILNQ; encoded by the coding sequence ATGAAAACATACAACATCGCCGTTATTCCCGGTGACGGGGTCGGAATGGAAGTGATGCCCGAGGGCGTCAAAGCAATGCGCGCCGCGTCCCAGGTCGTCGGCGGATTCGAAATGCGCTTTGAAGAATTGCCTTGGGGCACCGAGTTCTATCTCAAGACCGGCAAGATGATGCCGGCGGACGGATTGAAGATTCTGGAAAAGTTCGACGCGATTTATCTCGGCGCGGTCGGGATGCCGACGCTTGCGCCGGACAATGTGACGCTCTGGGGCTTACTCCTGCCAATTCGCAAGAGTTTCCAGCAATACATCAACTTGCGTCCGATTCGACTCTTGCCCGGATTATCGGGACCGCTCAAGGGCAAAGGACCGGATGACATCAACTTTGTCTGCGTGCGCGAGAATTCGGAAGGCGAGTACTCTGGGGCAGGCGGGCGCGTGCACATTGACACCGAACACGAGGTCGCGATTCAAACGAGCGTGTTTACGCGCCACGCGGTTGAACGCGTGATGCGATTCGGTTTTGAACTCGCGCGCACGACATCAAAAAAGAAACTGACGAGCGTGACAAAATCGAACGCGTGCCAGTATTCGATGGTGTTTTGGGACGAGGTGTTCGCGAAACTCGCGCCGGAATATCCAGACATCAAGACGGACAAATGGCACATTGATTCGATGTGCGCGCGGTTCGTCACGAATCCGCAAACGCTCGATGTCGTCGTCGCATCGAACTTGTTCGCCGACATCCTCACCGACCTCGGCGGCGCGATCCAGGGCAGTCTCGGCACGCCGCCGAGCGCGAACCTGAATCCCGAACGCAAGTATCCTTCGATGTTCGAACCGGTGCACGGCAGCGCGCCGGACATTTACGGCAAAAAGATTTCGAATCCGATCGCCACAATCTGGGCAGGCGCGATGATGCTCGACTGGCTCGGCGAGAAAAGCGCGAGCGACCGCGTGATGCAAGGCATCATTTCGGTTACACAAGACTGCGAGGCGCTCACGCCCGATCTCGGCGGACCCGCGAACACCATCGAGTGTGGCGACGCGATTTGTAACGCAATCCTAAACCAGTGA
- a CDS encoding fumarate hydratase — MREIQASQITETLARLAVEANHYLGDDVVAALKKARYEIEESPQGKEVLDQLLKNVEIAKQGTFPLCQDTGVAVIVVELGQEVHIVGGELVQAIHDGVKKGYTDGFLRKSMVGMPFSARKNTRDNTPAMIHTEVVPGDKVHITIMPKGGGCENMSALGMLKPADGRQGVLDFVVNTIDKAGSNPCPPTIIGVGIGGSADQAMWLAKKSLLRPVGEHNPDEETAGLEKELLEKINNLGIGPMGLGGRVTSLAVNVLVSPCHIASMPVGVNVQCHSARYKEAVL, encoded by the coding sequence ATGCGCGAAATACAAGCCAGCCAAATCACGGAAACGTTGGCGCGCCTCGCTGTTGAGGCGAACCATTATCTCGGCGATGATGTGGTCGCCGCGTTGAAAAAAGCTCGATACGAAATCGAGGAATCGCCGCAAGGCAAAGAAGTCCTGGATCAATTGCTCAAGAATGTCGAGATTGCCAAGCAAGGCACGTTCCCGCTGTGCCAGGACACCGGCGTCGCGGTCATCGTCGTCGAACTAGGTCAGGAAGTTCACATCGTCGGCGGCGAGTTGGTTCAAGCGATTCACGATGGCGTCAAGAAAGGGTACACGGATGGATTTCTGCGCAAGTCTATGGTTGGGATGCCATTCAGCGCGCGCAAGAACACCAGGGACAATACGCCCGCGATGATTCATACCGAAGTCGTGCCAGGCGACAAGGTGCATATCACGATCATGCCCAAAGGCGGCGGCTGCGAAAATATGTCCGCACTCGGAATGTTGAAACCAGCCGATGGTCGTCAAGGCGTGCTCGATTTCGTCGTCAACACGATTGACAAAGCTGGGTCGAACCCGTGCCCGCCGACGATTATCGGCGTCGGCATCGGCGGCAGCGCCGACCAAGCGATGTGGCTCGCGAAAAAATCGCTCTTGCGTCCGGTCGGCGAACACAACCCGGATGAAGAAACCGCCGGACTGGAAAAAGAATTGCTCGAAAAAATCAACAATCTCGGTATCGGTCCGATGGGCTTGGGCGGTCGCGTGACGAGTCTCGCGGTCAACGTGCTCGTCTCGCCGTGTCACATTGCCAGTATGCCGGTTGGCGTGAACGTGCAGTGCCACAGCGCGCGATACAAGGAAGCAGTGCTCTAG
- a CDS encoding methylenetetrahydrofolate reductase translates to MEIREPASNLEKILRAGKFAVTSELGPPKNADAAIVHKKAKLLRDVSDGANITDNQTAIVRMSSIGAAVMTIQDGFEPIIQMTCRDRNRIAMQSDLLGAYALGVRNVLCLSGDHMRWGNHPEAKKVYDLDSINLIAMVRGMDAGKFQNGEDIKPAPRFFVGGVENPFAPPYEFRPFRLKKKADAGAQFIQTQMIFNVDRFKEFMAKVVDLGLHERMYILAGVGPLKSPGMARYMRDSVAGMEVSPQWVERMEKTPKEKWKDEGINVCVEIIQQMREIPGIAGVHIMSIEWEEAVPLIVERAGLLPRPKPAELTVAQPLAAAA, encoded by the coding sequence ATGGAGATACGCGAGCCAGCCAGCAATCTAGAGAAAATTCTGCGCGCCGGCAAATTCGCAGTGACGTCCGAACTCGGTCCACCGAAAAACGCGGACGCCGCGATCGTTCACAAGAAAGCCAAACTTTTGCGCGATGTCTCGGACGGCGCGAACATCACCGACAACCAAACCGCTATCGTACGTATGTCGTCTATCGGCGCGGCGGTGATGACGATACAAGATGGTTTCGAGCCGATCATCCAAATGACGTGCCGCGACCGCAATCGCATTGCGATGCAAAGCGATTTGCTCGGCGCGTACGCGCTCGGCGTGCGAAACGTGTTGTGCTTGAGCGGCGATCACATGCGTTGGGGCAATCATCCCGAAGCGAAAAAAGTGTACGACCTCGACTCGATCAACTTGATCGCGATGGTGCGTGGGATGGATGCAGGCAAATTCCAGAACGGCGAAGATATCAAACCCGCGCCGCGCTTTTTCGTCGGCGGGGTCGAAAATCCGTTCGCGCCGCCGTACGAATTTCGTCCCTTCCGCTTGAAGAAAAAAGCGGACGCGGGCGCGCAGTTCATTCAGACGCAAATGATTTTCAACGTGGATCGTTTCAAAGAATTTATGGCTAAAGTCGTTGACCTGGGTTTGCACGAACGCATGTACATCCTCGCCGGCGTCGGTCCGCTGAAATCGCCCGGCATGGCGCGCTATATGCGCGATTCCGTCGCGGGCATGGAAGTGTCGCCACAGTGGGTCGAGCGGATGGAAAAGACGCCGAAGGAAAAGTGGAAGGACGAAGGCATCAACGTCTGCGTCGAAATCATTCAACAGATGCGCGAGATTCCCGGCATCGCGGGTGTGCACATCATGTCCATCGAATGGGAAGAAGCCGTGCCGCTCATCGTGGAACGCGCGGGACTATTACCGAGACCGAAACCGGCAGAATTGACGGTGGCGCAACCACTTGCCGCCGCCGCGTAA